GCTGCGCTACCGCTTCGGCGGAGCATTTGCGGCGTTTATCATATTCAGCAATATTACAGCTTTTCACCATAACGGAGCAGCCATAACGGTATCGTCCGTGCTGATCGCCCAAATTCTGGTGACTTTGGGAATGGAGAAAGCCGGATGGTTCGGCAATGCGGCAATCAGGCTAAGAGCTCCGCAATGGATCGGTATTGCCCTTATGATTACCGGCATCTTATGTTTATCGTTCTGACAGGATAAAATATCCATTAGAAAGGGGATGCCGTAAGTTGAAAGAAATTTTGGATGATGCCCGGATCGACCGATACTTGGCCCAATACGCGTTAGACGATGTATTCCCAAGCTCGCTGCGGCAGCACTTGACGTTATACCGGTTCGAACCGGACGATACGTTATGCAAGCAAGGCGAAATACCGGAATATATCTTCTTTCTCATGCGGGGAAAAGTGAAGGTGTACACCACTTCGGCAGACGGGAAGACGCTGCTCATTAATTTTACGTCCCCGCTTGGCGTGCTTGGCGAGATCGAATGCCTAAATGAGCTGGAAAATTTGAATACCGTTTCGGCCGTAACGCCGGTGGAGACCGTTGCTTTTCACAAGCGTTGGCTGAAGCTGTATCGGGAAGAAGTTCCGTTCCTGCAATTTATGCTGCATCTCGTCACCGAAAAGTTTTATAACAAATCGGTGTCGCTCAGCTTTAATCTCTTGTATCCGGTCGAAGTCAGGCTTGCAAGTTATTTGCTGTCCGTAACGACCCCGGACGATGCGAGGGTTAGCACGGCTCATTTGAAGGACATGGCCAATCTTATCGGCACTAGCTACCGGCACCTAAACCGGATCATACTCAACTTCACCAGCGCGAACTTGATCGAGCGCAGCCGGGGCACGCTTGTCGTAAAAAACCGAATGGGTCTTGAAGAGGCAGCCGGAAAAAATATTTACGAGAATGGAGACCGGAAGGAGCAGAAATGATGTTAACAGGCATATTACTGGCATTGATGGCGGGTTCGCTTGTCAGCGTACAGAACTTGTTCAACAATAAAGTCAATGCGGCTGCGAACTCGCACACAACAACGGCTCTAGTGCTTGGAATGGGGTTTATTGCTTCGTTGTGCATGGGGCTTCTGTTTGAGGGAGCGGATATGCTGAGTTGGAAGCCGATGCCCGTCTGGTTCTGGTTCAGCGGCTTGCTTGGGATCGGCGTTGTCACTTGCGTCGTTAAAGGGGTACGTCTCCTTGGCCCAAGCTATGGGACAACCATCGTAATGGCTTCCCAGCTGCTCTGCGCATTATGGTGGGATTCCGCCGGCTGGTTTGGGCTCGAGCAAGTGCCCTTCACACCGCAGAAAGCGATTGGAGTAGCGGCGCTTCTGGCAGGGATTCTCTTGTTCAAGTCGACGCCTAAGCGGCTTCTTTTTATGCTAAGATAAGAGGAAAGCTTATGGGTAAGAGAGGGAAATAGATGCAGCAAGAGAATGTACAGCTTAGATTGGAAAGTGGCGAGAACAGCTTCCTTCAAGGGGTGAAGGATTGCGTACCCACGTTGCTCGGTTACTTAAGCATCGGCTTCGCGGTAGGAGTCGTTGGTCATACCTCGGGTTTAAGCGTGCTGGAGATTACCCTGATGTCGATCCTTGTTTACGCAGGCTCCGCGCAGTTTATTATCGCGGGAATGGTCGCGGCGCAAGGCTCGATAGCGGCAATTATATTTACCGTATTTATCGTAAATCTCAGGCATCTGCTGCTTAGCGCGGCATTGTCCCCTTATTTCCGTCATTTGACGGCTTTTAAGACCATGATGATTGGCACGCTTCTGACGGACGAGACTTTTGGAGTGGCGATTAATAGAGCGGCCAATACAAAAGCGCTCAACGAATCATGGATGAATGGACTAAATGTTACGGCGTATCTTAATTGGATACTTGCTACGATGGCGGGAGCATTTCTGGGGCAGTGGATCACGAATCCGGAGAAGTTTGGGCTCGATTTCGCGTTGTCCGCCATGTTTATTGGACTGCTGGTTTTGCAATTATTGGGCCGACAGAGGCTGTTCAGAGATTTGGTCGTTGTCGTAAGCGCGGTGATTATCGTTGTGGGAGCAAGCATGGCGACTTCGGGAAGCGTGGCGGTTATTATCGCTACCGTAAGCGCGGCAACAATAGGAGTGTTGGTTGAACGATGGAAATAAGATGGGATATTCTTGCCGTTATTATAGGTGCTTCAATCGTTACTTTTCTTCCGCGGGTGCTGCCGCTTGTTGTGCTCAGCCGTTTGCAAATTCCCGATCTGGCGATGCGTTGGCTAAGCTATATCCCCGTTGCGGTTATGGCAGCCTTATTAGGCAATGAATTGCTGATGACCGATGGAAGGCTTACAGCATTGAAGGATAATATCGAATTGATTGCCGCTCTGCCGACTTTTTTAGTAGCGATCTTCACGCGCAGTTTGCTTGGAACGATCATCACGGGCGTAGTAACCGTCATGCTGCTTCGGTTGATTATGTAGGTCTGCGTATATCGCAGACTTTTTTTTATAATGACATTCAATTAGGTCCTACGTACAGAAAACGGGTCTCGTTTACGAATTATTATCCAAGACAAAAGTAACAGGTTGTTGCAGCAAGCTTGGAGGAAGTTGTATGAGATCAGAGATTCATCATCAGAAAGCAAAAAAGCGGGGACTATGGCAGAAGCTTGTCCTTCTTGTTATGATTGCCTGCGTTTTTACCGCCGTAGTGGGAGTTATTGCATTTAAATTGATGGTTGCGAGGCAGGATGTGTCCTTGCTGGAGGAGCCGCTGCCGGCCGCCACGATCATTTACGATCAGAACAACGAAGAAGCGCTTCGCATTTCGCCGAAAAAAGCCGAGGCTATCGGCTATGACAGCCTTCCGGAGCAATTAATTGAGGCGGTAGTCGCCGTAGAGGACAAACGTTTCTTCGAGCATAAAGGCACGGATTTGCAAGGGATTGGCCGGGCGATGATGACCAATCTCACCAACGGCAAGACGGTGCAGGGAGCGAGCACGATTACGCAGCAGCTGGCGAAAAACGTATTTCTCAGCCAGGAACGAACCTGGACCCGGAAGTGGAAGGAGCTTTTGCTCGCAGAGAAAATAGAGAAGAATTACGATAAGCAGCAGATCATAACGTTTTACTTGAACCAGATTTATTTTGGCGAAGGGTCTTGGGGGATTAAGAAGGCTTCCGAGGTGTACTTTGGCATTCCGGTGAACGAGCTGTCGCTTACGCAATCGGCACTGCTTGCCGGAATTATCAAGGCACCTTCGGCACTCTCGCCCTACAGCCATCCGGAGGAAGCGAAAGCCCGCAGAAACGTCGTGCTGAAGCTTATGAAGGATCAGGGCAAGATTGATCAATCGACTTATGAGGCTTCGGTGAAAAAGCCGCTTCATATTCAAAGCTCGAAGCCAAGCAGCAGCGACGCGATTAAATATCCGTACTTCATCGATCAGGTCATTCGCGAGGCAAGCCAGAAATATGGATTAACGGAAAATGAAGTGCTTCACGGAGGATTCCGGATCTATACGACTCTGGATATGAAGATGCAGGAAGCCGCCGAGCAAGTCTATTCGGAGGACAGCCTATTTCCGTCGAGCAGCTCGGATCAACTGATTCAAAGCGGGGCCGTACTTGTAGATCCTAGGGACGGAGGGATCCGGGCTCTTATCGGAGGTCGCGGCGATCAACCGTTCCGCGGCTTTAACCGGGCGGTACAGCTGAAACGCCAGCCGGGCTCTACGATGAAGCCGATATCCGTATATACGCCTGCTTTGGAGCGTGGTTATACTCCGGACAGTACTTTAATGGATGAACCGGTTAATTTCGGAGGTTATCAGCCTAAAAATGCGGGCGGCAGCTATCATGGCGAAGTATCGATCTATGAAGCACTCATTCATTCTTATAACGTGCCTGCGGTATCGCTGCTTAATGAGATGGGGATTGATGCAGGGATGGAAGCCGCTAAGCGGTTCGGCATCGAGCTTACGGATGCGGACCGGACGCTGGGACTTGCTTTAGGCGGCTTGCAGGAAGGAGTCTCTCCGCTCGCAATGGCTGAAGCTTTTGGCGTATTTGCGAATGACGGAACGCGGATTCCGGCACATTCCATTACTCGGATCGAGTCGGCTGAAGGGGAGACAACAGTCCAATTCGATTCCAACGGCAGCGTGAAAGTGACGGAACCTGCCGTTGCCCGGACGATGACTGCGATGCTTGAAGGTGTCGTCAAGGAAGGCACCGGTGATGTTGCAGCCCTCGGTGATCGACCAGTAGCCGGCAAGACGGGGACAACCGAAATGCCGGGAACCGGCGGAGGGATGAAAGACAATTGGTTTGTCGGGTATACGCCGCAGCTGGTTGGAGCGGTATGGCTAGGCTATGACCATACGGATGCCAGCCATTACTTAACGACAACCTCGAAGGCCGCAGCAGCCGTATTCCAGAAGCTGATGAGCGAAGCTCTTCAAGACGAGCCTGTCATGACATTTGCGAACATGCCGTCGATTGGCAAGAAGCCAAAGGAGACCGAAAAAGCAAAGGAAGAGAAAGAAGAGAAGAAGGACAAGGAAAAGGACAAAGAAAAGAAAAAAGCGGAGAAAGAAAAGAAGAAAGAAGAAAAGAAGAAAGAGAAAGAAGATAAGAAGAAAGAGCCTCCAGGCAAAGGGAAGGGAAAAAAAGATAAGAATGACGATGATTGAGATCAAGCAGCATTCGGATAAGGCGATTATCGTAGTCCATGAAATCTACGGATTGAATTCGCATATCTCATCGGTATGTACGGCATTGGCTGCGCATGGCTATGACGCGTATGCTCCGGATTTGCTCGATCGGAAGTTGCCTTTTGGTTATGAGCAGGAGCAAGAGGCCTACGGAAATTTTATGGAGCATGCTGGATTCGATCAAGTATCTACAGCCATACTAAGATTAGCCGGTGAGCTGAAGCCGCAATATCGCCAAGTAATCCTGGTTGGGTTCAGTATCGGAGCAACCGCATCTTGGTTGTGCAGTACCAGCCCCGATATCTCGGCGGTGGTGGGCTACTATGGCTCCCGTATCCGCAGCTACGCGGAACTGAATCCTGGTTGTCCCGTGTTATTGTTTTATCCGGAGACCGAGCCTTCATTTGACGTGGACCAATTAATGGATGAATTGAGGGTTATGAAGCAGGTTATAACCCGCAAATTCAGCGGAAATCATGGCTTTGCCGATCCTTATTCAGCGCGTTACGTACAAGCATCGGCGGATGAAGCTTTTGCTCAAATGGTGGATTTTCTCGAATCCATTGGTTGAAATTCAAAAAAGGGTATGTTAAGATACCTGTAATTTAAGGATTGGGGCTGAAAAAGATATGTAGGATTTTCTTGCGACGGTTTACGAGAATAAAACGAACGATAACGTTCTGTTTCGATTGTTTTATTTTTCTGTGCGCAAGAGAGTTACTACATCTTTTTCACTCAGGCGGATATCTCTTTCCGACCCGTTGGATGGAAATCCAAGGGCTGGATTTGCCGTATTCATTTGAGCTGTGAGAAAGGTAACTTTCTTGCAGCTCTTTTTGATTACAGGGGGGATTCATATGTCACTGATTAATGTATCGAACCTTACGTTTGCCCATGACGGCAGTTACGATAATATTTTTGAGAACGTAAGCTTTCAGATTGATACTGACTGGAAGCTGGGTTTTACCGGACGCAACGGCCGGGGAAAAACAACCTTCATGAACCTGCTGCTTGACAAATACGAGTACAGCGGGCATATTTCGGCGAACGTAACGTTTGATTACTTTCCGTTCCGGGTAGAGCATCCGGAATATCTAACGACGGATGTCGTCGAGGAGATTTGTCCGGATTACCAGCAATGGGAGCTCATGCGCGAATTGACGCTGCTTCAGGTATCCGATGACGTTCTATACCGGCCGTTCAATACGTTGTCGAACGGAGAACAGACGAAGGTATTGCTGGCTGCTTTGTTCCTTAAAGAAGACAGCTTCCTGCTTATCGATGAGCCAACGAACCATCTGGACATGAACGCGAGGAAGCTGGTCAGCCAATATTTGAACGGCAAGAACGGTTTTATTCTCGTCTCCCATGACCGTACCTTCCTGGATCATTGCGTTGACCATATTCTCTCCATAAACCGAACGAATATCGAAATTCAGAAGGGCAATTTCTCTGACTGGTGGGAGAACAAAGAACGTCAGAATCAATACGAGCTGGCGGAGAATGATAAGCTGAAGAAAGATATTAAGCGATTGTCGGATGCGGCGAAACGCACGAATAACTGGTCTCATGAAGTCGAGAAGACAAAGAACGGCACGAGAAACTCCGGCTCCAAGGTAGACAAAGGTTATATCGGACATAAAGCAGCCAAAATGATGAAGC
This region of Paenibacillus sp. JDR-2 genomic DNA includes:
- a CDS encoding DMT family transporter; amino-acid sequence: MKGILYAALGGVFLTLQGTANAAIGEHLGIWQAAVLTQGTGFAAALLIVWLTGDRSWKQLKEVRLRYRFGGAFAAFIIFSNITAFHHNGAAITVSSVLIAQILVTLGMEKAGWFGNAAIRLRAPQWIGIALMITGILCLSF
- a CDS encoding Crp/Fnr family transcriptional regulator, which produces MKEILDDARIDRYLAQYALDDVFPSSLRQHLTLYRFEPDDTLCKQGEIPEYIFFLMRGKVKVYTTSADGKTLLINFTSPLGVLGEIECLNELENLNTVSAVTPVETVAFHKRWLKLYREEVPFLQFMLHLVTEKFYNKSVSLSFNLLYPVEVRLASYLLSVTTPDDARVSTAHLKDMANLIGTSYRHLNRIILNFTSANLIERSRGTLVVKNRMGLEEAAGKNIYENGDRKEQK
- a CDS encoding DMT family transporter, whose amino-acid sequence is MLTGILLALMAGSLVSVQNLFNNKVNAAANSHTTTALVLGMGFIASLCMGLLFEGADMLSWKPMPVWFWFSGLLGIGVVTCVVKGVRLLGPSYGTTIVMASQLLCALWWDSAGWFGLEQVPFTPQKAIGVAALLAGILLFKSTPKRLLFMLR
- a CDS encoding AzlC family ABC transporter permease, with protein sequence MQQENVQLRLESGENSFLQGVKDCVPTLLGYLSIGFAVGVVGHTSGLSVLEITLMSILVYAGSAQFIIAGMVAAQGSIAAIIFTVFIVNLRHLLLSAALSPYFRHLTAFKTMMIGTLLTDETFGVAINRAANTKALNESWMNGLNVTAYLNWILATMAGAFLGQWITNPEKFGLDFALSAMFIGLLVLQLLGRQRLFRDLVVVVSAVIIVVGASMATSGSVAVIIATVSAATIGVLVERWK
- a CDS encoding AzlD domain-containing protein — its product is MEIRWDILAVIIGASIVTFLPRVLPLVVLSRLQIPDLAMRWLSYIPVAVMAALLGNELLMTDGRLTALKDNIELIAALPTFLVAIFTRSLLGTIITGVVTVMLLRLIM
- a CDS encoding transglycosylase domain-containing protein is translated as MRSEIHHQKAKKRGLWQKLVLLVMIACVFTAVVGVIAFKLMVARQDVSLLEEPLPAATIIYDQNNEEALRISPKKAEAIGYDSLPEQLIEAVVAVEDKRFFEHKGTDLQGIGRAMMTNLTNGKTVQGASTITQQLAKNVFLSQERTWTRKWKELLLAEKIEKNYDKQQIITFYLNQIYFGEGSWGIKKASEVYFGIPVNELSLTQSALLAGIIKAPSALSPYSHPEEAKARRNVVLKLMKDQGKIDQSTYEASVKKPLHIQSSKPSSSDAIKYPYFIDQVIREASQKYGLTENEVLHGGFRIYTTLDMKMQEAAEQVYSEDSLFPSSSSDQLIQSGAVLVDPRDGGIRALIGGRGDQPFRGFNRAVQLKRQPGSTMKPISVYTPALERGYTPDSTLMDEPVNFGGYQPKNAGGSYHGEVSIYEALIHSYNVPAVSLLNEMGIDAGMEAAKRFGIELTDADRTLGLALGGLQEGVSPLAMAEAFGVFANDGTRIPAHSITRIESAEGETTVQFDSNGSVKVTEPAVARTMTAMLEGVVKEGTGDVAALGDRPVAGKTGTTEMPGTGGGMKDNWFVGYTPQLVGAVWLGYDHTDASHYLTTTSKAAAAVFQKLMSEALQDEPVMTFANMPSIGKKPKETEKAKEEKEEKKDKEKDKEKKKAEKEKKKEEKKKEKEDKKKEPPGKGKGKKDKNDDD
- a CDS encoding dienelactone hydrolase family protein, producing the protein MTMIEIKQHSDKAIIVVHEIYGLNSHISSVCTALAAHGYDAYAPDLLDRKLPFGYEQEQEAYGNFMEHAGFDQVSTAILRLAGELKPQYRQVILVGFSIGATASWLCSTSPDISAVVGYYGSRIRSYAELNPGCPVLLFYPETEPSFDVDQLMDELRVMKQVITRKFSGNHGFADPYSARYVQASADEAFAQMVDFLESIG
- a CDS encoding Lsa family ABC-F type ribosomal protection protein — encoded protein: MSLINVSNLTFAHDGSYDNIFENVSFQIDTDWKLGFTGRNGRGKTTFMNLLLDKYEYSGHISANVTFDYFPFRVEHPEYLTTDVVEEICPDYQQWELMRELTLLQVSDDVLYRPFNTLSNGEQTKVLLAALFLKEDSFLLIDEPTNHLDMNARKLVSQYLNGKNGFILVSHDRTFLDHCVDHILSINRTNIEIQKGNFSDWWENKERQNQYELAENDKLKKDIKRLSDAAKRTNNWSHEVEKTKNGTRNSGSKVDKGYIGHKAAKMMKRSKSMEQRQQSAIDEKSTLLKNIESSDSLKLEQLVYHKPQLVELERVSVYYGDKEVCSDISFTIEQGERIALSGRNGSGKSSLLKLIIGEDLTYTGTFRKGSSLKISYVSQDTSHLRGNLTDYAREHGVDESLFKAILRKLDFSRIQFEKDMSSFSGGQKKKVLIAKSLSEKAHLHIWDEPLNFIDVISRMQIEELLLEHSPTILFVEHDRAFCENIATKIVEL